Sequence from the Bacteroidales bacterium genome:
ACTTCATTCAGCTCGTCTTCGCTATTGATAATCCAGTAACCGCCACTCCACATCATGCTTCCAATACAACAACCGTGATTGAAAATCATGTCTCGTACCAAGTCACGAACATGTTCATTAGTGGGACCGCCACTTTCTAAAAAACATGCATCTCTAATTTCAGACGTTGTTTTTTGATTGTGACCGCACCATACTCCAAATTATCAAAATAACCAACGGGAAAATAGTATAAACTAAAAACTCAGTTATATCATACAATTCATATGAATGTCTTAGCCGTACATCATCATATGAGCTAAACGGCCAAAATTTGTTTGCACCCATATTATTCCCCTTAAATATACCTCTTGAAGATATTAATAAAAGTCCCAAATGCAATAGTACCCAAGCTATATACCAGCCCATTGTTTTTTTGAGAGAATGGTAATCCAAACTTTTTCTATGTTCTTCTATTACTTGCCTAGTTTTTTCGGATTCAATAATATGCTCTGCAAGCTGTTCTTTTGATGAAGATTGTCCTTCATCTTGCCTTTTGCCACAATGTGAGCAAAACTTCGAGTTATCGGGGATTTGTGCCCCACATTCAATACAATACATATAGTTTTATTTAATTTATTAACAATGTTTTAAATTTATCTTTATACTTAAACTCCGCTACACCATCCACCTCCGCCAATCCTTCTTTCAATAAATGCGCATTAATAAACGTCCTGTTTTCCAGATAAAGATACAGCATCAAACGGTTATTGCTGTCGTGTTTCACTTCGTCGTATCGCAGGAAGACTTTTTTCCCTTTCAATTTTTCGCGCAGGTATTCTGTCGCTTTGCCGTTGATTGCCGGATTTTGTTTTATGCCAATCAGGCGAACGGTTAAACCGTTATTTAATTTGAG
This genomic interval carries:
- a CDS encoding zinc-ribbon domain-containing protein, with amino-acid sequence MYCIECGAQIPDNSKFCSHCGKRQDEGQSSSKEQLAEHIIESEKTRQVIEEHRKSLDYHSLKKTMGWYIAWVLLHLGLLLISSRGIFKGNNMGANKFWPFSSYDDVRLRHSYELYDITEFLVYTIFPLVILIIWSMVRSQSKNNV